The following proteins are encoded in a genomic region of bacterium:
- a CDS encoding sigma-70 family RNA polymerase sigma factor: MNDDQLMTRIAAGEEADFRLLVERWERQVHAFHWRMTGSREEAEDLTQDTFLKVHAHAGSYRPEGRFQSWLFRIAGNLARSWARRRKIVGWVRFDIDVHDRAGHGPAPDAVVAGEQLRQRLQRALAGLPPRQREALVLRRYHDLSQRDIAAAMGTSEGAVESLLVRALDTLRRELAPEPGAG, encoded by the coding sequence GTGAACGACGACCAGCTCATGACGCGCATCGCCGCGGGCGAGGAGGCGGACTTCCGCCTCCTCGTCGAGCGCTGGGAGCGCCAGGTCCACGCCTTCCACTGGCGCATGACCGGGTCGCGCGAGGAGGCCGAGGACCTGACGCAGGACACGTTCCTGAAGGTCCACGCCCACGCCGGGAGCTACCGGCCCGAGGGCCGCTTCCAGAGCTGGCTGTTCCGCATCGCCGGCAACCTGGCGCGCAGCTGGGCGCGGCGGCGCAAGATCGTCGGCTGGGTTCGTTTCGATATCGACGTTCACGACCGGGCCGGGCACGGGCCCGCGCCCGACGCGGTCGTCGCGGGGGAGCAGCTGCGGCAGCGGCTCCAACGGGCTTTGGCGGGACTCCCGCCGCGTCAGCGTGAAGCGCTGGTGCTGCGGCGGTACCACGACCTGAGCCAGCGCGACATCGCCGCGGCGATGGGCACGAGCGAGGGTGCGGTCGAGTCCCTGCTGGTCAGGGCGCTGGACACGCTGCGCCGGGAACTCGCACCCGAACCAGGAGCAGGCTGA
- a CDS encoding zf-HC2 domain-containing protein, with the protein MNHIDTRLTAWLGGSLDRAAREEIEAHCAACEDCRRLLARSEAAWSALGELTAPAPDRPAWEGIAAALHPLRERSGARDWRRWSFPAAAAAALVCGVVLGDRLAGEPTGVAQILTQDIIAGTLLSEDAASDLDGLIATAWYDPAQGGTR; encoded by the coding sequence ATGAACCACATCGACACACGACTGACCGCCTGGCTGGGCGGAAGCCTCGACCGGGCCGCCCGCGAGGAGATCGAAGCGCATTGCGCGGCCTGCGAGGATTGCCGCCGGCTCCTCGCGCGGAGCGAAGCCGCCTGGAGCGCGCTGGGAGAGCTGACGGCCCCGGCGCCGGACCGCCCGGCCTGGGAGGGGATCGCCGCCGCCCTGCACCCGTTGCGGGAGCGGTCCGGCGCCAGGGACTGGCGCCGCTGGTCCTTCCCCGCAGCCGCGGCGGCGGCGCTGGTCTGCGGCGTCGTGCTGGGCGACCGGCTCGCCGGGGAACCGACCGGCGTGGCGCAGATCCTGACGCAGGACATCATCGCCGGCACGCTGCTGTCCGAGGACGCGGCCTCCGATCTCGACGGCCTGATCGCCACGGCTTGGTACGATCCCGCGCAAGGGGGAACACGATGA
- a CDS encoding periplasmic heavy metal sensor, giving the protein MKRLLLLLLLVSLGLNVGLGLALRRVRDDASAAVAACRFRDDAGPGGGMRGEGHGQPPNRRFDPERHGRLQELRERMRPRVDGLRDEVETARLALREALNSPELDRAAILPLVRAMTAAQARLDSTVAEALVEDLGSMTAEERREFLKMLPWERGSRPPR; this is encoded by the coding sequence ATGAAGCGCCTGTTGCTGTTGCTGCTGCTGGTCTCCCTGGGTCTGAACGTCGGGCTCGGCCTGGCGCTGCGCCGGGTGCGCGACGACGCCTCGGCCGCGGTCGCGGCCTGCCGGTTCCGGGACGACGCCGGCCCGGGCGGCGGGATGCGGGGCGAGGGGCACGGGCAACCCCCGAATCGCCGTTTCGATCCCGAGCGCCACGGCCGGCTGCAGGAGCTGCGCGAGCGGATGCGCCCGCGCGTCGACGGCCTGCGCGACGAGGTCGAGACCGCCCGGCTGGCCCTGCGCGAGGCCCTGAACAGCCCCGAACTGGACCGGGCCGCGATCCTGCCGCTGGTGCGGGCCATGACGGCCGCCCAGGCCCGGCTCGACTCGACGGTCGCCGAGGCGCTCGTCGAGGATCTCGGCAGCATGACGGCCGAGGAGCGTCGCGAGTTCCTGAAGATGCTGCCCTGGGAGCGCGGCTCCCGCCCGCCCCGCTGA
- a CDS encoding tetratricopeptide repeat protein produces the protein MTSKRILVSAGLVLLFALPGCRSAHVTSAILYIDQQMYQKAIDVLHEGLEYSPDEADAFFYLGEAHTKQAEENVRDNEFLAAKLNYTTAYDYYQKAKAMDPTLAERVQESLMYSYVLRNNDAKNEYQGQYYEAAEGQFRLAYACLPDSIAPIKNLARMKIQLATDSGENQELYTEALNLLDQVLAENPGAYELLSDKANVLGRLGRKDEAAAIYDQLLADHPDDAPLLIDIANLSKDQRQFERSADLLVRVVGIYESDDDVGNDEDVYFLVLQAAGLYSGIDVHRYATALDLYEKALRLESVPEEDTLLQKLQIHYKYGDDLDKEAAAETDPTRQAELQRQAREQFEKGVNTGNALVGQYFESVNGFFYLGLCHGKLGNEALMNENMATYRKLSGEN, from the coding sequence ATGACGTCGAAGCGCATCCTCGTGTCCGCCGGCCTGGTGTTGCTGTTCGCCCTGCCCGGATGCCGATCCGCGCACGTGACCAGCGCCATCCTCTACATCGACCAGCAGATGTACCAGAAGGCGATCGACGTGCTGCACGAGGGCCTGGAATACAGCCCCGACGAGGCGGACGCCTTCTTCTACCTCGGCGAAGCGCACACCAAGCAGGCCGAGGAGAACGTGCGCGACAACGAGTTCCTCGCGGCCAAGCTCAACTACACCACCGCCTACGACTACTACCAGAAGGCGAAGGCCATGGACCCGACGCTGGCCGAGCGGGTCCAGGAGTCCCTGATGTACAGCTACGTGCTGCGCAACAACGACGCCAAGAACGAGTACCAGGGCCAGTACTACGAGGCCGCCGAGGGCCAGTTCCGGCTCGCCTACGCCTGCCTGCCCGACTCCATCGCCCCGATCAAGAACCTGGCGCGCATGAAGATCCAGCTCGCCACCGATTCCGGCGAGAACCAGGAGCTCTACACCGAGGCCCTGAACCTGCTCGACCAGGTGCTCGCCGAGAACCCCGGCGCCTACGAGCTGCTCTCGGACAAGGCCAACGTGCTGGGCAGGCTCGGCCGCAAGGACGAGGCCGCCGCGATCTACGACCAGCTGCTGGCCGACCATCCCGACGACGCCCCGCTGCTGATCGACATCGCGAACCTGTCGAAGGACCAGCGGCAGTTCGAGCGCTCCGCCGACCTGCTGGTCCGCGTGGTGGGGATCTACGAGTCCGACGACGACGTGGGCAACGACGAGGACGTCTACTTCCTCGTCCTGCAGGCGGCCGGCCTCTACAGTGGCATCGATGTGCACCGCTACGCCACGGCCCTGGACCTCTACGAGAAGGCCCTGCGCCTGGAGTCCGTGCCCGAAGAGGACACCCTGCTGCAGAAGCTGCAGATCCACTACAAGTACGGCGACGACCTGGATAAGGAGGCCGCCGCCGAGACCGACCCGACGCGCCAGGCCGAACTGCAGCGGCAGGCCCGCGAGCAGTTCGAGAAGGGCGTCAACACCGGCAACGCCCTGGTCGGGCAGTATTTCGAGAGCGTCAACGGCTTCTTCTACCTGGGCCTCTGCCACGGGAAGCTGGGCAACGAGGCCCTGATGAACGAAAACATGGCAACCTACCGGAAGCTGTCGGGCGAAAACTGA
- the rho gene encoding transcription termination factor Rho, with the protein MDIKELQDKNITELVEIAKGLNIEGLSTLRKSELIFKILEGQTEKNGLIYAEGVLQVLQEGYGFLRSAKYNYLPGPDDIYLSPSQIKKFDLKTGDTVSGQVRPPKDNERYFALLKVESVNYEDPEKAKNMTLFDNLTPLYPEEMLNLECANGDITTRLINLMAPIGKGQRGLIVSPPRAGKTIILQKIANAISENNPKVVLIVLLIDERPEEVTDMARSVRGEVVSSTFDEPAERHVQVASMVLAKARRLVEHGRDVVILLDSITRLARAHNTVVPHSGKILSGGVDSNALQKPKRFFGAARNIEEGGSLTIIATALIETGSRMDEVIFEEFKGTGNMELVLDRKIAEKRVYPAVDIFKSGTRKEDLLIDRKDLNKIWVLRKYLSDYNPHEAMEFMIDKLSKTKTNEQFLAAMNT; encoded by the coding sequence ATGGACATCAAGGAACTGCAGGACAAGAACATCACCGAGCTGGTGGAGATCGCCAAGGGGCTGAACATCGAGGGCCTGAGCACCCTGCGCAAGTCCGAGCTGATCTTCAAGATCCTCGAGGGGCAGACCGAGAAGAACGGCCTGATCTACGCCGAGGGGGTGCTCCAGGTCCTGCAGGAGGGCTACGGGTTCCTGCGTTCCGCCAAGTACAACTACCTGCCCGGTCCGGACGACATCTACCTGTCCCCTTCGCAGATCAAGAAGTTCGACCTCAAGACCGGCGACACGGTCTCGGGCCAGGTGCGCCCGCCCAAGGACAACGAGCGCTACTTCGCGCTTCTCAAGGTGGAGTCCGTCAACTACGAGGACCCCGAGAAGGCGAAGAACATGACGCTCTTCGACAACCTCACGCCGCTGTACCCCGAGGAGATGCTGAACCTCGAATGCGCCAACGGGGACATCACGACGCGCCTGATCAACCTCATGGCGCCGATCGGCAAGGGCCAGCGCGGGCTGATCGTCTCGCCGCCACGGGCCGGCAAGACCATCATCCTGCAGAAGATCGCCAACGCCATCAGCGAGAACAACCCCAAGGTCGTGCTGATCGTGCTGCTGATCGACGAGCGGCCCGAGGAGGTCACCGACATGGCCCGCTCGGTCCGGGGCGAGGTCGTCAGCTCGACCTTCGACGAGCCGGCCGAGCGCCACGTGCAGGTCGCCAGCATGGTGCTCGCGAAGGCGCGGCGCCTGGTCGAGCACGGCCGCGACGTGGTGATCCTGCTGGACTCGATCACCCGCCTCGCGCGCGCCCACAACACCGTGGTGCCCCACTCCGGCAAGATCCTGTCCGGCGGCGTCGACTCCAACGCCCTGCAGAAGCCCAAGCGCTTCTTCGGCGCGGCGCGCAACATCGAGGAGGGCGGCTCGCTGACGATCATCGCCACGGCCCTGATCGAGACCGGCTCGCGCATGGACGAGGTGATCTTCGAGGAGTTCAAGGGCACCGGCAACATGGAGCTGGTCCTGGACCGCAAGATCGCCGAGAAGCGCGTGTACCCCGCGGTGGACATCTTCAAGTCCGGCACCCGCAAGGAGGACCTGCTGATCGACCGCAAGGACCTCAACAAGATCTGGGTGCTGCGCAAGTACCTCAGCGACTACAACCCGCACGAGGCGATGGAGTTCATGATCGACAAGCTCAGCAAAACCAAGACGAACGAGCAGTTCCTGGCGGCGATGAACACCTAA
- the rpmE gene encoding 50S ribosomal protein L31 has protein sequence MKKDIHPKYVECEVSCLCGNVVHTRSTLPKINVEICSNCHPFFTGQQKIVDTAGRIERFKKRYQGVYGDKQN, from the coding sequence ATGAAGAAGGACATCCATCCCAAGTACGTCGAGTGCGAGGTCAGCTGCCTCTGCGGCAACGTGGTCCACACCCGCTCGACGCTGCCGAAGATCAACGTGGAGATCTGCTCCAACTGCCACCCGTTCTTCACCGGCCAGCAGAAGATCGTCGACACCGCCGGACGCATCGAGCGCTTCAAGAAGCGGTACCAGGGCGTCTACGGCGACAAGCAGAACTAG